The following proteins come from a genomic window of Meles meles chromosome 1, mMelMel3.1 paternal haplotype, whole genome shotgun sequence:
- the ZNF572 gene encoding zinc finger protein 572, producing MEQEQELLVSDSSGFKEREKLKSPFTGHENKNNLETAQHNNSKAEKERASKWSTRDGLQNCKHEDTKEIPLTWSQGDEIWCNDSYENGGKSENQGSSTGKDEKPNHWTWGPGEQRSGSVQQNSTFRDKPYKCPECWKSFNNSSHLRIHQRTHSGEKPYKCSECGKCFSNSSHLIQHLRTHTGEKPYQCGECGKSFSNTSHLIIHERTHTGEKPYKCPECGKSFSSSSHLIQHHRSHTGEKPYECPVCGKCFSHSYVLIEHQRIHTGEKPYKCPDCGKSFSQSSSLIRHQRTHTGEKPYKCLECGKNFGCNSTLIKHQRIHTGEKPYQCAECGKSFSRSSNLITHRKTHTGEKPYEGSESEESLSQNCSVMEERRLQPGEKPYKCCECGKRFGLSSHLIRHQRTHTGEKPYRCSECWKTFSQSSTLVIHQRTHTGERPYKCPDCGECFSQSFNLIRHRRTHVGEKPYKCTDCEKRFSRSAYLSQHRKIHIEKSFESPEVEDFPHEWTWKNCPGEMALLSSFSVPSPSSS from the exons ATGGAGCAAGAGCAAGAACTGTTGGTCTCAGACTCTAGTGGCttcaaggagagggagaagttgaaaAGCCCTTTTACAG GacatgaaaataagaataatttggAAACTGCTCAACACAATAACtccaaggcagagaaagagagagcctcaAAGTGGTCTACAAGAGATGGCCTGCAAAATTGTAAGCATGAGGATACAAAAGAAATTCCACTGACATGGTCCCAAGGAGATGAGATCTGGTGTAATGATTCCTATGAGAACGGTGGCAAGTCAGAGAATCAGGGAAGTTCTACAGGAAAAGATGAAAAACCCAATCACTGGACTTGGGGCCCAGGGGAACAGCGCAGTGGCTCTGTCCAGCAGAATTCAACCTTCAGAGACAAACCCTACAAATGTCCCGAATGTTGGAAAAGCTTCAATAACAGTTCTCATTTGCGTATTCACCAGAGAACCCACTCAGGAGAAAAACCTTATAAATGCTCTGAGTGTGGGAAATGCTTCAGTAACAGCTCTCACCTGATTCAACATCTGAGAACGCACACGGGAGAGAAGCCCTACCAGTGTGGCGAATGTGGGAAAAGCTTCAGCAATACCTCCCATCTCATTATCCACGAGAGGAcccacacaggagagaaaccctataaatgtCCCGAGTGTGGGAAGAGCTTTAGCAGCAGCTCCCACCTGATCCAGCACCACAGATCACATACCGGGGAAAAACCCTATGAATGTCCTGTGTGTGGGAAATGCTTCAGCCACAGTTACGTCCTAATAGAGCACCAGAGGattcacactggagaaaaaccGTATAAGTGCCCTGACTGTGGAAAGAGTTTTAGTCAGAGTTCCAGCCTGATTCGCCACCAGCGGACACACACAGGTGAGAAGCCCTACAAATGTCTCGAGTGTGGAAAAAACTTTGGTTGTAATTCAACCCTAATAAAGCATCAGAGGATTCATACGGGAGAAAAACCCTATCAGTGTGCAGAATGTGGGAAGAGCTTCAGTCGAAGTTCAAACCTAATTACACACCGGAAAACCCACACAGGCGAAAAGCCCTATGAAGGTTCCGAATCTGAGGAAAGCTTGAGTCAGAACTGCAGTGTGATGGAGGAACGCAGACTCCAGCCAGGGGAGAAACCGTACAAATGTTGTGAATGCGGAAAGCGTTTTGGTCTCAGCTCTCATCTCATTAGACATCAGAGAACGCATACGGGAGAAAAACCTTACCGGTGTTCAGAGTGTTGGAAAACTTTCagtcagagttccaccctggtgATTCACCAAAGGACGCACACAGGAGAGAGACCTTATAAGTGTCCCGACTGCGGCGAGTGCTTCAGTCAGAGCTTTAATCTTATCAGGCACCGGCGGACTCATGTGGGAGAAAAACCTTACAAATGCACTGACTGTGAGAAACGCTTCAGCAGAAGTGCCTATCTCAGTCAGCACCGGAAAATTCACATAGAAAAGTCTTTCGAGTCTCCTGAAGTTGAAGATTTTCCTCATGAATGGACTTGGAAAAACTGTCCGGGGGAAATggccctcctctcttccttttcggTCCCAAGTCCATCTTCCTCTTGA